In one Streptomyces sp. NBC_01241 genomic region, the following are encoded:
- a CDS encoding RNA polymerase sigma-70 factor, which produces MTADTTTDVFEEHRSVLTGVAYRMLGRVADAEDVVQEAWLRWSSASREDVREPRAFLVRVTTRLAIDRLRQAKSRREAYVGPWLPEPLVTDFGPAVPDTAERAVLADSVSVAVLVVLESLSPLERAVFVLREAFGFPYAEIATTLDRSEAAVRQLAGRARRHVEERKPRYDVDPAHRRDLTERFLAAAAGGDIEELLILLAPDVRLVGDSGGKSKAPLRVIESADKVGRFLFAVVRDQVPDFDIRFLELNGGPGLLVLSGGRPDSVFQVDVRDGLIQCVYIVRNPDKLACLAGE; this is translated from the coding sequence GTGACAGCTGACACCACGACCGACGTCTTCGAGGAGCACCGCTCCGTGCTCACCGGGGTTGCCTACCGCATGCTGGGCAGGGTCGCCGACGCCGAGGATGTCGTGCAGGAAGCGTGGCTGCGCTGGTCGTCGGCATCGCGCGAGGATGTGCGGGAGCCGCGCGCCTTCCTCGTAAGGGTCACCACGCGACTGGCCATCGACCGACTACGGCAGGCGAAGTCGCGGCGCGAGGCGTATGTCGGGCCGTGGCTGCCGGAGCCCCTGGTCACCGACTTCGGTCCGGCCGTGCCCGACACCGCGGAACGGGCCGTTCTCGCCGATTCCGTGTCGGTCGCAGTGCTGGTCGTCCTCGAATCGCTGTCACCTCTGGAACGGGCCGTCTTCGTTCTGCGCGAGGCCTTCGGATTCCCGTACGCGGAGATCGCCACCACGCTCGACCGGTCCGAGGCGGCGGTACGCCAGCTCGCGGGACGCGCGCGGCGCCATGTCGAGGAGCGCAAGCCGCGCTACGACGTCGACCCGGCCCACCGTCGTGACCTTACGGAGAGGTTCCTCGCCGCGGCGGCGGGCGGCGACATCGAGGAGCTGCTGATCCTTCTCGCGCCCGATGTACGGCTCGTCGGTGACAGTGGTGGAAAGTCCAAGGCGCCGCTACGGGTCATCGAGAGCGCCGACAAGGTCGGCCGTTTCCTCTTCGCGGTCGTTCGCGATCAGGTCCCGGACTTCGACATCCGATTCCTGGAGCTCAACGGCGGGCCGGGCCTGCTGGTGCTCTCGGGCGGAAGACCCGACTCCGTCTTCCAGGTGGATGTAAGGGATGGGCTCATTCAGTGCGTGTATATCGTGCGTAATCCTGACAAGCTCGCTTGTCTGGCTGGGGAGTAG
- a CDS encoding GntR family transcriptional regulator translates to MGTTQLETVQEPKYWHLKTVLSEALDSDFAVGEILPNERELAARFGVARATLRQALEQLELEGRLQRRRGVGTTVAPPRVGVAVSTAQRDWAGGGAGEAWQPVDCTTAIAPASVVAVLDVESDEPVHTVRRIRVTHGQAVAAELLYVPSSSVPELSAIDAPSGPARARSVLRELHRLGLDGQDRSVELGSARADDAKELDRLPGAPVLVVTTRYLAAGGTAALSVATYRADTCRLTFGDSGDLEISHHDQERQAS, encoded by the coding sequence GTGGGGACCACGCAGCTGGAAACGGTGCAGGAGCCGAAGTACTGGCACCTCAAGACCGTGCTCAGTGAGGCACTCGACTCGGACTTTGCGGTGGGCGAGATCCTTCCCAACGAGCGTGAACTCGCCGCCCGGTTCGGAGTCGCCCGGGCGACACTCCGGCAAGCTCTGGAACAGCTCGAACTCGAAGGCCGACTGCAACGCCGTCGTGGCGTCGGGACCACTGTCGCCCCGCCGCGCGTCGGGGTCGCCGTCTCCACGGCGCAGCGCGACTGGGCCGGCGGCGGTGCCGGCGAGGCATGGCAGCCCGTGGACTGCACGACGGCGATCGCACCGGCATCAGTGGTGGCCGTGCTCGACGTGGAGAGCGACGAGCCGGTACACACCGTCCGCCGGATCCGGGTCACCCACGGACAGGCAGTCGCGGCGGAACTCCTGTATGTCCCGTCGTCGTCCGTCCCCGAACTCTCCGCGATCGACGCCCCCTCCGGCCCTGCCCGGGCCCGCAGCGTCCTGCGCGAACTGCACCGGCTCGGCCTCGACGGCCAGGACCGTTCCGTGGAGCTCGGCTCGGCGCGTGCGGACGATGCCAAGGAGCTCGACCGGCTTCCCGGCGCCCCCGTTCTCGTCGTCACCACCCGCTACCTCGCGGCCGGTGGCACCGCTGCGCTCTCCGTCGCCACTTACCGGGCCGACACCTGCAGGCTCACCTTCGGCGACTCGGGCGACCTGGAGATCAGCCATCACGACCAGGAGCGCCAGGCATCCTGA
- a CDS encoding PLP-dependent aminotransferase family protein has translation MMSSGTNPSSDRVETGDFGSAAWELLLPAAAAPARRRGRALQSALREAVRSGRLVPGTRLPSSRALAVDLRVSRGLVTEAYEQLTAEGYLRSGRGAGTWVSGTVRAATPGARDRAPRAPAARVDFRPGTPDLSLFPRSAWAATYHSVLGRLPHSALGYPDPRGLPELREALAALLTRRRGVVADPERLVVCSGVAQAMTLLGFVLHGRGIRAVGVEDPGSPEHAALFASAGIATTGLPLDGEGLAAEALGRSGVGAVVTTPAHQFPTGIAYSATRRGRLLDWARTTDGLIVEDDYDGDFRYDRAPVGSLQGLDPEHVAYTGSVSKSLAPGLRLGWLLAPASMTDEIVARKRTMDLGNPAVDQAVLADFIGRGGYDRQLRRCQRAYRERRDTMTSALAQHFPGTEVSGIAAGLHIIARLPERYGPEPVFLARADEASVALRPLSDFGTLPFAERTVNLVLGYAHLPPPDIAEGVRLLAAAHGPGSEAPPYSSEPQSIKTPISQNRQ, from the coding sequence ATGATGTCTTCGGGGACCAATCCGTCATCGGACCGTGTGGAGACCGGGGATTTCGGCTCCGCGGCCTGGGAGTTGCTCCTGCCGGCTGCCGCTGCCCCGGCACGTCGGCGCGGTCGCGCGCTCCAGTCGGCACTGCGCGAAGCCGTACGCTCCGGCCGTCTTGTTCCGGGTACGAGGCTGCCCTCCAGCCGGGCGCTCGCCGTCGATCTGCGGGTATCGCGGGGACTGGTCACCGAGGCGTACGAACAACTCACCGCGGAGGGTTACCTGCGCAGCGGACGGGGTGCGGGCACATGGGTGAGCGGGACTGTTCGGGCCGCCACGCCGGGCGCGCGCGATCGCGCTCCGCGCGCGCCCGCCGCACGTGTGGACTTCCGTCCTGGTACGCCGGATCTCTCGCTGTTTCCGCGCAGCGCGTGGGCCGCCACCTACCATTCGGTGCTCGGCCGGCTGCCGCACAGCGCACTCGGTTACCCCGATCCGCGCGGGCTGCCCGAACTGCGCGAAGCTCTGGCCGCCCTGCTGACCAGGCGCCGGGGAGTGGTCGCCGATCCGGAGCGCTTGGTGGTGTGCTCCGGCGTGGCGCAGGCGATGACGCTCCTCGGGTTCGTTCTGCACGGGCGGGGCATACGGGCCGTCGGCGTCGAGGACCCCGGCAGCCCCGAGCACGCCGCACTGTTCGCATCGGCCGGCATCGCCACCACAGGGCTGCCGCTCGACGGCGAGGGACTGGCCGCCGAGGCTCTCGGACGCTCAGGGGTCGGCGCGGTCGTGACCACTCCGGCACACCAGTTCCCCACCGGAATCGCCTACTCCGCCACCCGACGGGGCAGGCTTCTGGACTGGGCACGCACCACGGACGGGCTGATCGTGGAGGACGACTACGACGGCGACTTCCGCTACGATCGCGCGCCCGTCGGCTCGCTGCAGGGTCTCGACCCGGAACATGTCGCGTACACCGGTTCGGTGAGCAAATCGCTGGCCCCGGGGCTACGGCTGGGCTGGCTGCTCGCACCGGCGTCGATGACCGACGAGATCGTGGCGCGCAAACGCACGATGGATCTGGGCAATCCGGCCGTCGACCAGGCGGTCCTCGCCGACTTCATCGGGCGCGGCGGCTACGACCGGCAGTTGCGCCGCTGCCAGCGCGCCTACCGTGAGCGCCGCGACACGATGACCTCGGCGTTGGCACAGCACTTCCCCGGTACCGAGGTGAGCGGGATCGCCGCCGGTCTGCACATCATCGCCCGGCTGCCCGAACGGTACGGCCCCGAGCCGGTGTTCCTGGCGCGCGCGGACGAGGCGTCAGTGGCCCTGCGGCCACTGAGCGACTTCGGCACTCTGCCCTTCGCGGAACGAACGGTGAACCTGGTGCTCGGCTACGCGCATCTGCCGCCCCCGGACATCGCCGAGGGGGTGCGGTTGCTGGCGGCGGCTCACGGCCCGGGCTCGGAGGCCCCGCCGTACTCCTCCGAACCGCAATCGATCAAGACACCAATCAGCCAAAATAGGCAATAG